Genomic window (Gemmatimonadota bacterium):
TAGGAGATTGGAATCGCGATGCCCGCGGCTGCGATTGAAGAGTTCCTGAGGTCCCGACTCGGATCGAAGGGCCGGGAGATGGTCATCGAGCCCGATCAGTCCCTCTTCGAGCTCGGAGTGCTCGACTCCCTGGCCTTCTTCCAGTTGATCCAATTCGTCGAGGAGCAGTTCCACTTTTCGATCGAACCTTCCGAGGTCGTTCCGGAGAACTTCGAGACCCTCGAACGCATTACCGGATTCGTTCGCCGGAAGCGCGAGACCGGCTCATAGGGGCCGGGGCCGCGAGGGCAGTCACGGCTTCGCGCACTTCCGAAGATGCTTTACGGAGAAGCACATATGAGTTCGCTGGGCTGGAAGTTATGGCACGCGTCGCCGGCAACTCTGGTGGAAGGCATGCGCAGCCGCCTGAGGAAGGCGCCGCAGAACGTTGAGGCGACCCAGTGGTTCACAATCAACGCCGGTCCGGCTGCTGGCGCAGCGATATGCCTGAACACGCCTCTGGGTTCCGCGACGGAGGCCATCGTTGATGGCACGTACGACGGGTTCATGTACGATCGACTCCAGAAGCGATGTTCTATCGAGGGCGCAGTTGTATGGGACCTTGGCGCCCACATGGGCTATCACAGCCTCTGCTTTGCGGCCCTGGGAGCGCGAGCCGTGCTGGCTTTCGAGCCGAATCCGTCCAACTCGGCAAGGCTGATGGAAAACCTGAACGCCAACCCGAGCTTGGCCCGCACTGTGAATCACCTTCCGGTGGCCGTCGCGAATGTTGACGGCGAGTTGTCGATCGTTGAAAGTGGGGAGCTCCGGGGAGAGAGTAGTTGCAGTCACTTGGAAGCCGGGTTGGCCCCCCTAAATGAGGCGGCGTATGCCGGATTCGCCCGACGGATGGTCGAAACCGTCCGCGTCGACACCCTCATCGAAGAGAGGAAGCAGCCGATGCCGGATGTGGTCAAGATCGACGTGGAGGGAGCCGAAGGCATGGTACTGCGGGGAGGCGCGCGCTTCTTCGCGCACCATGCCCCGGTGCTTTTCATCGAAGTCCACCACATCGTCCTCATGATGGAGATCCAGAAATTGCTCGGCGGCTGGGGATACTCGACGGAAGTCATGGAGGAAGCTCGATCGACGCCGTCCCGGTGTCTTATTGTGGCAGTCCGTGACTGACCGAGTGGGGATCGAGTCCCCCGTCAGCCCGCGCCAAGCCCTCTCCCCCTAGTTTGGACGGGTTCCAGAAGGTCCCCCTAGCAGGCTGCTGAAAAAGTCCTGATATGACGGTGCCGGATCGAGGGTGTGGAAGGTAGATTTGGAGGTCCTTCCTCGTGCCCTTCCTCGTGGAGCGATTCGGATGCGCGGCAAGCCGGATTACCAGTCGCAGATCTACTACGCGATCGACATCGAGTCCTGGATACCGACGGATCACCCGCTGCGTGCCGTGAAGGCGCGGGCGGACGAGGTGCTGGGCTCGATGCGGCGGGATTTCGACAAGGCGTACGCACGGATGGGCCGGCCCTCGATCCCGCCGGAGATGCTGCTCAAGGCGCTCCTTCTGCAGGCGCTCTACTCGATCCGGTCGGAGCGGCAGCTGGTCGAACAGGTCCAGATGAACCTGCTCTACCGGTGGTTCATCGATCTGTCGCTGGACGGGACCGTATGGAACGCGACGACGTTCACGAAGAACCGGGAGCGCTTCGAGTCGCACGGACTGCTTCGAACCTTCTTCGACCGGGTCGTCGAGTGGGGGTATGCGAAGAACTGGGCCTCGGAGGACCACTTCACGGTAGACGGGACGCTGATCGAGAGCTACGCCTCGATGAAGAGCCTGCGACCCATCGGGTCCGGGGCGGAGCGGGTGAGCGACGACTCGGAGGATGACGATCCGGGGAACCCGACGGTCGACTTTCGCGGGGAGCGGCGCAGGAACGCGACGCACCGTTCGCTGACCGACCCCGAGGCGCGGCTGGCCCGCAAGGGGTCGGGACGGGAGGCGAGGCTGTCGCACTCGGCGCACGTCCTGATGGAGAACCGGTCCGGGCTCGTCGTGGACGTGAGCGTGAGCGAAGCGAACGGAAGGGCCGAACGCGTCGAGGCGCTCCGGATGGTGAAACGGAGTCGCCGTCGTCACGGGCTTCGGATGAAATCGCTCGCGGCCGACAAGGGATACGCGGCAGGCGCCTTCCTTCACGAGTTGGAGAGCGAGGAAGGCGTCGTTCCACTCATCCCGGTCCCGCAGGGACCCATCCGTGGAACGGGGCCGGAGGCCGAGGCTCGCCGCCGTGCCCGACGACGTCAGGGGACGCAGCGCTACCGGGTCGCGCAGCGGATCCGAAAGCGCGTCGAGGAAGTGATCGGTTGGAAGAAGTCCATCGGCGGGCTCCGACGAAGTCGCCACGTTGATCGCTGGAAGATCGAGCAACAGGCGCTCATCGTGAACGCGGCGTACAACCTCCTCCGGATGGTCCGGCTCGAGGTGTGCGCCCAGGCCTCATAAGGCCCTGTGCAGAGGCCGAAAGCCCCCTGCACGGAACGTTCGGAGGCCTCGATCGGCGGCCATCGAGGGGTTACTACTCGGAGCAGTAAACATCTTTCGCACTGGGAGCTGGTGATGTAGATTGCCGTCTATGGAACGAGCCGATACTCGCCGATTGAGCCCGGTCGCGCAGGAGGAGCTGCGGCGACGGGCCGTGGCGGCGGTGCTGGGTGGCGCGACGCGCACCGAGGTGGAGAGCCTGCTCGGGATTCCTCGGCAGACGGTCGGACAGTGGGTCAAGGCGTACGAGCGAGGCGGGGAAGCGGCGCTGGCCTCGAAGCGCCGGGGGCGACGCGAGGGCGAGGGTGCGAAGCTCGAGCCGTGGCAGGCGGCGCAGGTGGCGAGGACGCTTCGGGATCGGCGTCCTGAGCAGTTGAAGCTGCCCTTCTATCTGTGGACGCGCGAGGCGGTCGCTGAGCTGATCCGACGACGCTACGGAGTGCGCGTGTCGCGCTGGACGGCCGGGCGGTACCTCAAGCGCTGGGGCTTCACCCCGCAGAAGCCAGTGCGACGGGCCTGGGAGCGTAACGGTGCGGCCGTGAAGCGGTGGCTCGATGAGGAATACCCAAAACTGTGACGGGAGGCTAAGGCCGAAGGGGCCGCGATCTTCTGGGGCGACGAGATGGGACTGCGCTCCGACCATGCCGCGGGTCGCTCCTACAGCCCGAAGGGGCGCACCCCGGTGGTCCCCGGAACAGGGCAGCGCTTCGGGTGCAGCATGATCTCGGCGATCACCAATCAGGGCGCACTCTCCTTCATGGTCTTTCGTGAGCGCTTCACGGTCGGCGTGTTCCTTCGGTTTCTACGCCGCCTCCTTCGCCAGCAGCAGGGGCGCAAGATCTACCTGATCGTGGATGGCCATCCCGTGCATCGCGCCAAGCTGGTTCACGCCTGGCTTCAGAGGCATGCCTCCGAGATCCGCCTTGTGAGACTCCCCAGCTACAGCCCGGAGCTGAATCCCGACGAGATGCTCAACCAGGACGTCAAGAACAACGCGCTCGGCCGCCAGCGACCCCGAGACCTTCCCGATCTCATGAAGCGGGTCCGTTCCTACCTGCACGGCCGCCAACGTCAACCGCACATTGTTCGGCGTTACTTCTTCGAGCATCACGTTCGCTATGCCGCCGCGTAAGATGTTTCATGCTCCCGGTAGTAATCGGCTCATTCATGCCCTTCCCGATCCACCGAAGTGGTTCACGCGTCTATCGCTGACTGGTTTTTCAGCGGCCTGTTAGGAGCTTCGCAGCATGGACTTCTCATGGACCGACGAACAGCTCGCCCTCCGCCAGGAGGCGGTCGCGTTCGCGGAGTCACAGCTCAACGAGCCGGTGTGGGAACGACCTGGAAGCGATGAATCCCTGCGCAGCAGGTGGGAAAAGTGCGCTGCATTCGGAGTCCAAGGCTTGTCGCTTCCGAACCAGTACGGAGGGATGGAGCTGGACGCCCTCACCACCGCTCTGATCATGGAGGGGCTCGGCTATGGCTGTTCCGACAATGGACTGCTCTTCGCGATCAACGCTCAGATGTGGAGCGTCCAGATGCCGATCCTCACCTTCGGTACGCCCGAGCAGAAGTCCGAATGGCTTCCGCGATTCGCTCGCGGGGAGTCGATTGGCGCCCACGGCATGACCGAGCCGGGTTCCGGATCCGACGCGTTTAGCCTGACTACTCGAGCGCAGCGGCGTCAAGGAGGGTACCTCCTCAACGGGGCCAAGACCTTCGTGACGAACGCTCCGGTCGCCGATGTGGCCCTGGTTTTCGCAAAGGTGGATTCTGGCGCGGGAATGGCGGGGATCACGGCCTTCCTCGTGCCCACCGACGTGGAAGGGCTGACGGTAGGCCGGCCCATCGAGAAGATGGGACTCAACACGGCGCGCATGGGAGAGCTTGCCTTCGACGACTGCTTCGTCCCCGAGCGCCATCGCTTGGGCCCTGAGGGAAACGGGGCGGCGATCTTCCACAGCTCGATGGAATGGGAAAGGGCATGCCTGCTCGCATGTCAGGTCGGAAGGATGGAAAGACAGCTCGAGACCTGTATCTCCTATGCGCGCGACCGGGAGCAGTTCGGCCAGGCCATTGGGAAATTTCAATCGGTGTCGAACCGGATCGCAGACATGAAAGTTCGATTGGAGGCATCACGGCTCATGGTGTATCGGGTGGCCTGGATGAAGACGATGAATCGGTCCGCCGCCCTCGAATCAGCGATGGTGAAGCTCTTCCTCAGTGAGGCGTTCCTCCGCTCGAGTGAAGACGCGATTCGAATCCATGGTGGATACGGGTACACGACAGAGGGGGAAGTCGAGCAGGATGCGCGTGACGCATTCGGAGGAATCCTTTATTCCGGAACTTCAGATCTCCAGCGGGTGGTCATCAGCCGGCTCCTCGGGTTGTGAGGTGGAGGTGAGGCCTCGAACTCAACTCACTCGCTTTCGAAGGAGGAGTGGAGCATGACCCTCCTCCTTCAGGATCTCCTGGCTCGGAGCGCGGAGAAGTGGCCCGCCAAGGAGGTCGCTCGACTCTCGGATGAGACGCTTTCCTACGGTCGGCTCGATACACTGAGCACCTTACTCGCAGGGTCTCTTCGAGACGCAGGCTTACGCCGGGGAGATCGGGTGGGCGTGTGTCTCGGGAAGTCGTTGGGTTCTCTGGTATCCGTCTTCGCGGTCCTGAGAGCCGGCGGAGTTTGTGTTCCCTTCGACCCCAATGCACCGGTCGGACGCCACGCCCACATCGTACGGGACTGTGGCATCCGGATTCTCATCACCGAGGCTTCTCAGCTCCGGCATCTCTTGATTCCGGCTGTCAACGCACTTCCAGTGGAGTGCGTGCTGTTGACGGACGAACTCGATTTAGACCCGAATCTTCCCGCGTGGGACGTGCAGGTGATACCCTGGTCCGAGATCCTTCGATCGAATTCAGGAAAGTCGCGCGCGGCGCGCCCGCTCCCCTCGGATCCGGCGTACATCCTTTACACGTCCGGTTCGACGGGAATGCCAAAGGGGGTCACCCTCTCCCACCTGGCAATTTTTTCGTTCGTCGAATGGGCGGTATCCACCTTTCGATTGGGTTCGGAGGACCGGGTCACCAATCACGCGCCGCTTCACTTCGACCTGTCGACCTTCGACCTCTTCGCGACGGTTATGGCGGGTGGCACCGTCCTCCCGATTCCGGCGTCCTTCTCCAACTACCCTGTCCGTTTTGCCGAACTTCTGGAGGCCGAACGCATCACCGCCACCTATCTCGTGCCGTCGATGCTCAGGCTCCTCGTGAATTACGGCGACCTGGAGAGCTACGACCTGTCCTCCTTGCGACTGGTGCTCTTCGCGGGCGAAGTTCTCCCGATCAAGTACCTGCGAGCGTTGATCGATCGGCTGCCGAATGCGGAGTTCTTCAACCTCTACGGGCCGACGGAGACCAACGTCTGTACCTACCATCGAGTGACGCCCGCCGATGTCGCTCCTGAGGTGACCAAGCCTGTTCCCATCGGCCGGGCGTGCGAGAGCGTCGAGGTGTTCGCCGTGGGGGAAGATCACCGGATCGTGACGGCCCCAGGTCAGGAAGGGGAACTCTGGGTGCGTGGAGCGAACCTGGCCAGTGGGTATTGGGGGGATCGCGAGCGGACGTCGTCCAGGTTCATCCAAAACCCATTTCAGCCCACTTTCCTTGACACTGTGTATCGCACCGGGGACGTTGTGGCGCTCGCATCGGACGGTGTCAGTTGGGAGTTCGTGGGCCGGAAGGATCAGATGGTCAAGAGCCGGGGATACCGTATCGAACTCGGGGAAGTGGAATCCGTCCTGCTGCAGCATGAACTGGTAGTAGAGGCCGCTGTCGTGGCGGTGCCGGACGAACTGTTGGGCAACCGTCTCGCGGCCTTCGTGGTCGGTCGCTTCGAGAGTGCCGATCCGACAGGGGATCTCATGGCGCACTGTGGGAGGTTCTTGCCGCCGTACATGCTTCCCGAGACGTTGAGGCTCCTCGACGGGCTCCCCAAGACCTCCACCGGAAAGTTGGATCGAGTGGCTCTGAGTGAAGGAGCCGCGTTGGGGATCGTACCGCCGTGGAACCGGACTGGACGCTCATGAAAGCGCCGGACCCGAGAATAGGAGATTGGAATCGCGATGCCCGCGGCTGCGATTGAAGAGTTCCTGAGGTCCCGACTCGGATCGAAGGGCCGGGAGATGGTCATCGAGCCCGATCAGTCCCTCTTCGAGCTCGGAGTGCTCGACTCCCTGGCCTTCTTCCAGTTGATCCAATTCGTCGAGGAGCAGTTCCACTTTTCGATCGAACCTTCCCAGGTCGTTCCGGAGAACTTCGAGACCCTCGAACGCATTACCGGATTCGTCCGCCAGAAGCGCGGGACGGGCTCATAAACGCCGGGGCCGCGAGATGTCACGCGCACCGGAATGAACCCGAGATTCGCCCTTGCCGAAAGTAGAGATCGACGTGGTCCCGGTGGGAGAGTTGGTCACCTACGCCCAGACCGCTCTTCGACTGGCCCGCGGGGGCGGTCGCCTTCCGATTCCACCGCACCTCGCTGCGGCGCAATCACACAATCCATACGCCGATCCGGAGGATCCCGGACTTCTCGTGGCCCGCATCGGAGATCAGTGTGTGGGTCACATCGGGCTCATACCGGGCCGGGTCCAAATCGATGGCCGGAACTGGAAGGTGTATTGGGGTTCCGCGCTCTTCGTGGATGAAGCCCACCGCAAGTCCGGCGTCGGAACGTTCCTGATC
Coding sequences:
- a CDS encoding acyl-CoA dehydrogenase family protein — encoded protein: MDFSWTDEQLALRQEAVAFAESQLNEPVWERPGSDESLRSRWEKCAAFGVQGLSLPNQYGGMELDALTTALIMEGLGYGCSDNGLLFAINAQMWSVQMPILTFGTPEQKSEWLPRFARGESIGAHGMTEPGSGSDAFSLTTRAQRRQGGYLLNGAKTFVTNAPVADVALVFAKVDSGAGMAGITAFLVPTDVEGLTVGRPIEKMGLNTARMGELAFDDCFVPERHRLGPEGNGAAIFHSSMEWERACLLACQVGRMERQLETCISYARDREQFGQAIGKFQSVSNRIADMKVRLEASRLMVYRVAWMKTMNRSAALESAMVKLFLSEAFLRSSEDAIRIHGGYGYTTEGEVEQDARDAFGGILYSGTSDLQRVVISRLLGL
- a CDS encoding FkbM family methyltransferase, which gives rise to MSSLGWKLWHASPATLVEGMRSRLRKAPQNVEATQWFTINAGPAAGAAICLNTPLGSATEAIVDGTYDGFMYDRLQKRCSIEGAVVWDLGAHMGYHSLCFAALGARAVLAFEPNPSNSARLMENLNANPSLARTVNHLPVAVANVDGELSIVESGELRGESSCSHLEAGLAPLNEAAYAGFARRMVETVRVDTLIEERKQPMPDVVKIDVEGAEGMVLRGGARFFAHHAPVLFIEVHHIVLMMEIQKLLGGWGYSTEVMEEARSTPSRCLIVAVRD
- a CDS encoding acyl carrier protein, encoding MPAAAIEEFLRSRLGSKGREMVIEPDQSLFELGVLDSLAFFQLIQFVEEQFHFSIEPSEVVPENFETLERITGFVRRKRETGS
- a CDS encoding winged helix-turn-helix domain-containing protein; translated protein: MERADTRRLSPVAQEELRRRAVAAVLGGATRTEVESLLGIPRQTVGQWVKAYERGGEAALASKRRGRREGEGAKLEPWQAAQVARTLRDRRPEQLKLPFYLWTREAVAELIRRRYGVRVSRWTAGRYLKRWGFTPQKPVRRAWERNGAAVKRWLDEEYPKL
- a CDS encoding IS5 family transposase, with translation MRGKPDYQSQIYYAIDIESWIPTDHPLRAVKARADEVLGSMRRDFDKAYARMGRPSIPPEMLLKALLLQALYSIRSERQLVEQVQMNLLYRWFIDLSLDGTVWNATTFTKNRERFESHGLLRTFFDRVVEWGYAKNWASEDHFTVDGTLIESYASMKSLRPIGSGAERVSDDSEDDDPGNPTVDFRGERRRNATHRSLTDPEARLARKGSGREARLSHSAHVLMENRSGLVVDVSVSEANGRAERVEALRMVKRSRRRHGLRMKSLAADKGYAAGAFLHELESEEGVVPLIPVPQGPIRGTGPEAEARRRARRRQGTQRYRVAQRIRKRVEEVIGWKKSIGGLRRSRHVDRWKIEQQALIVNAAYNLLRMVRLEVCAQAS
- a CDS encoding amino acid adenylation domain-containing protein, whose protein sequence is MTLLLQDLLARSAEKWPAKEVARLSDETLSYGRLDTLSTLLAGSLRDAGLRRGDRVGVCLGKSLGSLVSVFAVLRAGGVCVPFDPNAPVGRHAHIVRDCGIRILITEASQLRHLLIPAVNALPVECVLLTDELDLDPNLPAWDVQVIPWSEILRSNSGKSRAARPLPSDPAYILYTSGSTGMPKGVTLSHLAIFSFVEWAVSTFRLGSEDRVTNHAPLHFDLSTFDLFATVMAGGTVLPIPASFSNYPVRFAELLEAERITATYLVPSMLRLLVNYGDLESYDLSSLRLVLFAGEVLPIKYLRALIDRLPNAEFFNLYGPTETNVCTYHRVTPADVAPEVTKPVPIGRACESVEVFAVGEDHRIVTAPGQEGELWVRGANLASGYWGDRERTSSRFIQNPFQPTFLDTVYRTGDVVALASDGVSWEFVGRKDQMVKSRGYRIELGEVESVLLQHELVVEAAVVAVPDELLGNRLAAFVVGRFESADPTGDLMAHCGRFLPPYMLPETLRLLDGLPKTSTGKLDRVALSEGAALGIVPPWNRTGRS
- a CDS encoding acyl carrier protein encodes the protein MPAAAIEEFLRSRLGSKGREMVIEPDQSLFELGVLDSLAFFQLIQFVEEQFHFSIEPSQVVPENFETLERITGFVRQKRGTGS